A stretch of Saccharothrix texasensis DNA encodes these proteins:
- a CDS encoding chitinase — translation MVSRTRRALGAVLAGLLAIAGLTLVVVGSASAANLVANPGFEGGTGGWTCSAAATAATTTKRSGTHAMAGTPAGQDNARCSQTISVQANTAYKLSAWVQGSYVYLGVSGTGSGDKSTWTPGSTGFSQLSIDFTTGASTSVTIFVHGWYGQPTFYADDVSLDGPGTPPTSTTTSTTTSTTTTTTTTTTTTTPGNPDPSLPKHALTGYWHNFDNGSRLLKLADVPTTYDIVAIAFADATTTPGAVAFTLDPTLSSKLGGYTDAQFKADIRTLKARGQKVIISVGGEKGTISVGNSTAATNFANSVKTLIANYGFDGVDIDLENGVNATYMAQALRAIHAGGGKVIAMAPQTIDMQSTGQEYFKLALAVKDILTVVNMQYYNSGSMLGCDQKVYSQGTVDFLVALACIQLQNGLRPDQVGLGLPASPSGAGGGYQSPANVNAALNCLAKGTNCGSFKPSQTWPGIRGAMTWSINWDAVNNWQFANTVAPHLDTLP, via the coding sequence GTGGTTTCGAGGACGAGACGCGCACTGGGCGCGGTGCTGGCGGGTCTGCTGGCCATCGCGGGCCTGACCCTGGTCGTGGTCGGCAGCGCGTCGGCCGCCAACCTGGTCGCCAACCCCGGGTTCGAGGGCGGCACGGGCGGGTGGACGTGCAGCGCCGCGGCGACGGCGGCGACCACGACCAAGCGCAGCGGCACGCACGCCATGGCGGGCACCCCGGCGGGCCAGGACAACGCCCGCTGCTCGCAGACGATCTCCGTGCAGGCCAACACCGCCTACAAGCTGTCCGCGTGGGTCCAGGGCAGCTACGTGTACCTCGGCGTGAGCGGCACCGGCAGCGGCGACAAGAGCACGTGGACGCCCGGCTCGACGGGCTTCAGCCAGCTCTCGATCGACTTCACCACCGGCGCGAGCACCAGCGTCACCATCTTCGTGCACGGCTGGTACGGCCAGCCGACCTTCTACGCCGACGACGTGAGCCTCGACGGGCCGGGCACCCCGCCGACGAGCACCACCACCAGCACGACCACGTCGACGACGACCACCACCACGACCACGACGACCACCACCACGCCCGGCAACCCGGACCCGTCGCTGCCCAAACACGCGCTCACCGGCTACTGGCACAACTTCGACAACGGCTCGCGCCTGCTCAAGCTCGCCGACGTGCCCACCACGTACGACATCGTGGCCATCGCGTTCGCCGACGCCACCACCACGCCGGGCGCGGTCGCGTTCACCCTCGACCCGACGCTGTCGAGCAAGCTCGGCGGCTACACCGACGCGCAGTTCAAGGCCGACATCCGCACGCTGAAGGCCCGCGGCCAGAAGGTGATCATCTCCGTCGGCGGCGAGAAGGGCACGATCAGCGTCGGCAACTCCACCGCCGCGACCAACTTCGCCAACAGCGTCAAGACCCTGATCGCGAACTACGGGTTCGACGGCGTGGACATCGACCTGGAGAACGGCGTCAACGCCACCTACATGGCGCAGGCGTTGCGCGCGATCCACGCGGGCGGCGGCAAGGTCATCGCGATGGCGCCGCAGACCATCGACATGCAGTCCACCGGGCAGGAGTACTTCAAGCTGGCGCTGGCCGTGAAGGACATCCTCACGGTGGTCAACATGCAGTACTACAACTCCGGCTCGATGCTCGGCTGCGACCAGAAGGTCTACTCGCAGGGCACGGTGGACTTCCTGGTGGCGCTGGCCTGCATCCAGCTGCAGAACGGCCTGCGCCCCGACCAGGTCGGCCTGGGCCTGCCCGCCTCGCCGTCGGGCGCGGGCGGCGGCTACCAGTCGCCCGCGAACGTCAACGCGGCGTTGAACTGCCTGGCCAAGGGCACGAACTGCGGTTCGTTCAAGCCCTCGCAGACCTGGCCGGGCATCCGCGGCGCGATGACCTGGTCGATCAACTGGGACGCGGTCAACAACTGGCAGTTCGCCAACACGGTGGCCCCGCACCTGGACACGCTGCCGTAG
- a CDS encoding HD domain-containing protein yields MTFTVDDAIRIARAAHEGQVDKSGQPYIGHPLRVMGRVSGEHARMAAVLHDVVEDTAVTADDLLAAGCPPEVVATVLALSHRDDETQEDYLARVLADPVAVEVKRADIADNTSPPRLALLDTATQDRLRAKYSRALDVLGR; encoded by the coding sequence ATGACGTTCACCGTTGATGACGCGATCCGGATCGCGCGGGCGGCCCACGAGGGACAGGTCGACAAGTCCGGCCAGCCGTACATCGGTCACCCGCTGCGGGTGATGGGCCGGGTGTCCGGCGAGCACGCGCGCATGGCGGCCGTGCTGCACGACGTGGTCGAGGACACCGCCGTGACCGCCGACGACCTGCTGGCCGCCGGGTGCCCGCCGGAGGTGGTGGCGACCGTGCTCGCGCTGAGTCACCGTGACGACGAGACGCAGGAGGACTACCTGGCGCGGGTGCTCGCCGACCCGGTCGCGGTGGAGGTCAAGCGGGCCGACATCGCCGACAACACGTCACCGCCGCGACTGGCCCTGCTCGACACCGCCACCCAGGACCGGCTGCGGGCGAAGTACTCCCGGGCCCTGGACGTCCTGGGCCGGTGA
- a CDS encoding Uma2 family endonuclease produces the protein MTVMVEHESGSYTVEELESMPEDGRRYELIDGQLHVSPAPGYRHQEIVAELCGRLRAACPDDLTALPAPFTVQVSSKTEVQPDVLVGRHVDFTDKLLPVAPLLAVEVLSPSTNIRDLTIKKSAYERMGVVSYWVIDPQEPVLAVSELDAEGCYRQVAEVKADDAFDATLPFPVRIVPAELLGWLWENGAG, from the coding sequence ATGACCGTCATGGTCGAACACGAAAGCGGCTCCTACACGGTCGAAGAGCTGGAGAGCATGCCTGAGGACGGACGCCGTTACGAACTCATCGACGGGCAGCTTCACGTGAGCCCGGCGCCGGGTTACCGGCATCAGGAAATCGTGGCGGAGCTCTGTGGGCGCTTGCGCGCGGCATGCCCGGATGACCTGACCGCGCTACCGGCTCCGTTCACCGTGCAGGTGTCCTCGAAAACCGAGGTGCAGCCGGATGTCCTCGTCGGTCGCCATGTCGATTTCACCGACAAGCTGCTGCCCGTCGCGCCGTTGCTGGCGGTGGAAGTGCTCTCTCCCAGCACGAACATCCGCGATCTCACGATCAAGAAGAGCGCTTATGAGCGCATGGGTGTGGTCAGCTACTGGGTAATCGATCCGCAAGAGCCTGTGCTGGCGGTCTCCGAACTCGACGCCGAGGGCTGCTACCGGCAGGTGGCCGAGGTGAAGGCGGACGACGCGTTCGACGCGACGCTGCCGTTCCCGGTGCGGATCGTGCCCGCGGAACTGCTCGGCTGGCTGTGGGAGAACGGGGCGGGATGA
- the lepA gene encoding translation elongation factor 4, protein MTTFADQTFTPPDLIRNFCIIAHIDHGKSTLADRMLQLTGVVDARAMRAQYLDRMDIERERGITIKAQNVRLPWQVDGQDHVLHMIDTPGHVDFTYEVSRALEACEGTVLLVDAAQGIEAQTLANLYLAMENDLTIIPVLNKIDLPAADPDKYAKELAHIVGCEPEEVLRVSAKTGLGVEALLDEVVKRVPAPVGDADAPPRAMIFDSVYDTYRGVVTYIRVVDGKITPRQRIRMMSTNATHELLEVGIISPEPKPSVGLGVGEVGYLITGVKDVRQSKVGDTVTAEKNGATEPLAGYREPRPMVYSGLYPVDGSDYPILREALDKLQLNDAALTFEPETSAALGFGFRCGFLGLLHLEITRDRLEREFGLDLISTAPNVVYRVVMDDGTEHVVTNPSDWPDGKRAEVYEPITKCTIIAPSEYIGAIMELCQAKRGQLGGMDYLSEDRVELRYTMPLGEIIFDFFDALKSRTRGYASLDYEESGEQDAELVKVDILLQGEPVDAFSAIVHKDYAYAYGTRMASKLRELIPRQQFEVPIQAAVGARVIARETIRAIRKDVLAKCYGGDITRKRKLLEKQKEGKKRMKMVGRVEVPQEAFVAALSTDDSGKDKGKK, encoded by the coding sequence GTGACCACGTTCGCCGACCAGACGTTCACGCCTCCGGACCTGATCCGGAACTTCTGCATCATCGCGCACATCGACCACGGCAAGTCGACCCTGGCCGACCGCATGTTGCAGCTCACCGGCGTCGTCGACGCGCGGGCGATGCGCGCGCAGTACCTCGACCGCATGGACATCGAGCGCGAGCGCGGCATCACCATCAAGGCGCAGAACGTGCGGCTGCCGTGGCAGGTCGACGGCCAGGACCACGTGCTGCACATGATCGACACGCCGGGTCACGTCGACTTCACGTACGAGGTGTCGCGGGCGCTGGAGGCGTGCGAGGGGACCGTGCTGCTGGTCGACGCCGCGCAGGGCATCGAGGCCCAGACGCTGGCCAACCTGTACCTGGCGATGGAGAACGACCTCACCATCATCCCGGTGCTGAACAAGATCGACCTGCCCGCGGCGGACCCGGACAAGTACGCCAAGGAGCTCGCGCACATCGTCGGCTGCGAGCCCGAGGAGGTGCTGCGCGTCTCGGCCAAGACCGGCCTCGGCGTCGAAGCGCTGCTGGACGAGGTCGTCAAGCGCGTGCCCGCCCCGGTCGGCGACGCCGACGCGCCGCCCCGCGCGATGATCTTCGACTCGGTGTACGACACCTACCGCGGCGTGGTCACCTACATCCGCGTGGTCGACGGCAAGATCACCCCCCGCCAGCGCATCCGGATGATGTCCACCAACGCGACGCACGAGCTGCTGGAAGTGGGCATCATCTCGCCCGAGCCGAAGCCGAGCGTCGGCCTGGGCGTCGGCGAGGTCGGCTACCTGATCACCGGCGTGAAGGACGTGCGCCAGTCCAAGGTCGGCGACACCGTGACGGCGGAGAAGAACGGCGCCACCGAGCCCCTCGCCGGTTACCGCGAGCCGCGCCCGATGGTCTACTCCGGGCTGTACCCGGTGGACGGCTCGGACTACCCGATCCTGCGCGAGGCGCTGGACAAGTTGCAGCTCAACGACGCCGCGCTGACGTTCGAGCCGGAGACGTCGGCCGCCCTGGGCTTCGGCTTCCGCTGCGGCTTCCTCGGCCTGCTGCACCTGGAGATCACCCGCGACCGGCTGGAGCGCGAGTTCGGCCTGGACCTGATCTCCACCGCGCCCAACGTGGTCTACCGCGTGGTCATGGACGACGGCACCGAGCACGTGGTGACCAACCCGTCCGACTGGCCGGACGGCAAGCGCGCCGAGGTGTACGAGCCGATCACCAAGTGCACGATCATCGCGCCGAGCGAGTACATCGGCGCGATCATGGAGCTGTGCCAGGCCAAGCGCGGCCAGCTGGGCGGCATGGACTACCTGTCCGAGGACCGCGTCGAGCTGCGCTACACCATGCCGCTCGGCGAGATCATCTTCGACTTCTTCGACGCCCTGAAGTCGCGCACGCGCGGTTACGCGTCGTTGGACTACGAGGAGTCGGGCGAGCAGGACGCCGAGCTGGTGAAGGTCGACATCCTGCTGCAGGGCGAGCCGGTGGACGCGTTCAGCGCCATCGTGCACAAGGACTACGCCTACGCCTACGGCACCAGGATGGCCTCGAAGCTGCGCGAGCTGATCCCGCGCCAGCAGTTCGAGGTGCCGATCCAGGCGGCGGTGGGCGCCCGGGTGATCGCCCGCGAAACGATCCGCGCCATCCGCAAGGACGTGCTCGCGAAGTGCTACGGCGGTGACATCACGCGCAAGCGGAAGCTGCTGGAGAAGCAGAAGGAAGGCAAGAAGCGGATGAAGATGGTGGGCCGCGTCGAGGTCCCCCAGGAAGCCTTCGTCGCCGCGCTGTCCACCGACGACTCCGGCAAGGACAAGGGCAAGAAGTAA
- a CDS encoding type II toxin-antitoxin system PemK/MazF family toxin: MRANGEDARPSRGAVREVHTAAVAATLEYSPDLDGLADPGEVVWAWVPFEEDPDRGKDRPLLVVGRHRRALLALMLTSKTPDRHELDDCLDLGSGRWDRDGRRSYLRLDRVFELDEDDIRREGSVLEPERFSLVVDALRRMGWR, encoded by the coding sequence GTGCGTGCGAACGGTGAAGACGCCCGCCCTTCGAGGGGCGCGGTGCGCGAGGTCCACACGGCCGCGGTGGCGGCGACCCTGGAGTACTCCCCCGACCTGGACGGCCTGGCCGACCCGGGCGAGGTGGTGTGGGCCTGGGTCCCCTTCGAAGAGGACCCGGACCGGGGCAAGGACCGGCCGCTGCTGGTCGTCGGCCGCCACCGCCGGGCGCTGCTCGCCCTGATGCTGACCAGCAAGACCCCCGACCGGCACGAGCTGGACGACTGCCTCGACCTGGGCTCCGGCCGCTGGGACCGCGACGGGCGGCGCTCCTACCTGCGGTTGGACCGGGTGTTCGAGCTGGACGAGGACGACATCCGCCGGGAGGGCTCGGTGCTGGAGCCGGAGCGGTTCTCGCTGGTCGTGGACGCGCTGCGGCGGATGGGCTGGCGCTGA
- a CDS encoding class I SAM-dependent methyltransferase, whose translation MANNLMKALDAAFGHPRGKVGELGGRVMAVLNAKVEEHVTEVAAPTSEEVVLVLGPGPGVGLRLAGERALKAIGVDPSQVMLDEARERCAELIVAGRVELREGAATRTGQPAGSVDVVVSVNNLQLWGNRPAAFHELFRVLRPGGRLVVSVHRRALDTSEYDLIQEAEAAGFTGVRTSLHQYGGVVGPAVQLLAHVPA comes from the coding sequence ATGGCGAACAACCTGATGAAGGCGCTGGACGCGGCGTTCGGGCACCCGCGCGGCAAGGTGGGCGAGCTGGGCGGCCGGGTCATGGCCGTGCTGAACGCGAAGGTCGAGGAGCACGTCACCGAGGTGGCCGCGCCGACGTCCGAGGAGGTCGTGCTGGTGCTCGGCCCCGGTCCGGGCGTCGGGCTCAGGCTCGCCGGCGAACGCGCGCTCAAGGCGATCGGCGTCGACCCGTCGCAGGTCATGCTCGACGAGGCGCGTGAGCGGTGCGCGGAGCTGATCGTGGCCGGCCGGGTGGAGCTGCGCGAAGGCGCGGCGACGCGCACCGGCCAGCCCGCGGGCTCGGTGGACGTGGTGGTCTCGGTGAACAACCTCCAGCTGTGGGGCAACCGGCCGGCCGCGTTCCACGAGCTGTTCCGGGTGCTGCGGCCCGGCGGCAGGCTGGTCGTGTCGGTGCACCGGCGGGCGCTGGACACCTCCGAGTACGACCTGATCCAGGAGGCGGAGGCGGCGGGGTTCACCGGGGTGCGCACGTCGTTGCACCAGTACGGCGGCGTGGTCGGGCCCGCGGTGCAGCTACTGGCGCACGTCCCGGCGTAG
- a CDS encoding VOC family protein, with protein MEILSSRVLVRSREPERARAFYRDVLGLAVSREFPGGTVFFLGQGFLEVSGASAEHPTDATQLWLQVRDVAQAAEDLAEHVVRPARREPWGLDELWIADPDGRRIVLVEVPAEHPLRRDVRQ; from the coding sequence GTGGAGATCCTGAGCAGCCGCGTCCTCGTCCGCTCCCGCGAGCCGGAGCGCGCGCGGGCGTTCTACCGCGACGTGCTGGGCCTGGCCGTGTCCCGCGAGTTCCCCGGCGGCACGGTGTTCTTCCTCGGCCAGGGGTTCCTGGAGGTCTCCGGCGCCTCGGCCGAGCACCCGACGGACGCCACCCAGCTGTGGCTCCAGGTGCGCGACGTGGCCCAGGCCGCCGAAGACCTCGCCGAGCACGTCGTCCGGCCCGCTCGGCGCGAGCCGTGGGGCCTGGACGAGCTGTGGATCGCCGACCCGGACGGCAGGCGGATCGTGCTGGTCGAGGTGCCCGCCGAGCACCCGCTACGCCGGGACGTGCGCCAGTAG
- a CDS encoding GNAT family N-acetyltransferase: protein MGTITVRPPGAEDEWPLVDVYVKARRSYYEGHLPEAELAEWERSARAGGLTFDRPDRVWLCAELDHVVAGFALVTPSGELLQLQVDPACWGNGVGRALHEAAVGALRDLGVTTAHLDVFAENHRAQRFYTARGWRVTGREETHLRMALELHV, encoded by the coding sequence ATGGGGACGATCACCGTGCGCCCGCCGGGGGCGGAGGACGAGTGGCCGCTCGTCGACGTCTACGTCAAGGCCAGGCGCAGCTACTACGAAGGCCACCTGCCCGAGGCGGAGCTCGCCGAGTGGGAGCGGTCCGCGCGGGCCGGCGGCCTCACCTTCGACCGGCCCGACCGGGTGTGGCTGTGCGCCGAGCTGGACCACGTGGTCGCCGGGTTCGCGCTGGTCACCCCGAGCGGCGAGCTGTTGCAGCTCCAGGTCGACCCGGCGTGCTGGGGCAACGGCGTCGGCCGCGCGCTGCACGAGGCGGCGGTGGGCGCGCTGCGCGACCTCGGCGTCACCACCGCGCACTTGGACGTGTTCGCGGAGAACCACCGCGCGCAGCGCTTCTACACCGCCCGCGGCTGGCGGGTGACCGGCCGCGAGGAGACGCACCTGCGAATGGCGCTGGAGCTGCACGTGTGA
- a CDS encoding winged helix DNA-binding domain-containing protein, with protein MTPVLSRRALGRATLARQFLLARTEASVPEVVAHLVGLQAQTPHTWYTGLWSRIAGFTPDRAADPLVDRELVRIAVMRSTIHLVTAADALALRPLVQPALDRDLFRNHTHGRDMRGLDVDAVVAAGRTLLAEKPRTNKELGTLLHEQWPDRAPASLAYAIRCLVPLVQVPPRGVWGRSGAIAHTSAETWLGASPDPADRPSVDDLVLRYLAAFGPATVKDAQTWSGLTRLREVVEGLPLLRLRDEDGQELFDLPDAPRPDGHVPAPPRFLYDFDNLLLSHADRRRVVTDDVRAQQYEPHGPVPQFFLVDGVTAGDWKVRRTKDAATLELRPFHRATAMDEVEREGERLLAFLAADVPRHEVRTTSPAARRP; from the coding sequence ATGACCCCGGTACTGAGCCGTCGCGCCCTCGGCCGAGCCACCCTGGCCCGCCAGTTCCTGCTGGCCCGCACCGAGGCCTCCGTGCCCGAGGTCGTCGCGCACCTGGTCGGCTTGCAGGCCCAGACGCCGCACACCTGGTACACGGGACTGTGGTCGCGCATCGCCGGTTTCACCCCCGACCGGGCCGCGGACCCGCTGGTGGACCGGGAGCTGGTGCGCATCGCCGTGATGCGCTCGACGATCCACCTGGTCACCGCCGCGGACGCCCTCGCGCTGCGCCCGCTGGTCCAGCCCGCGCTCGACCGCGACCTGTTCCGCAACCACACCCACGGCCGGGACATGCGCGGCCTGGACGTGGACGCCGTGGTGGCCGCCGGTCGCACGCTGCTGGCCGAGAAGCCGCGCACCAACAAGGAGCTGGGCACGCTGCTGCACGAGCAGTGGCCGGACCGCGCGCCCGCCTCGCTGGCCTACGCGATCCGGTGCCTGGTGCCGCTGGTGCAGGTGCCGCCGCGCGGGGTGTGGGGCCGCAGCGGCGCGATCGCCCACACCAGCGCGGAGACGTGGCTGGGCGCTTCCCCGGACCCGGCGGACCGGCCGTCGGTGGACGACCTGGTGCTGCGCTACCTGGCCGCGTTCGGTCCCGCGACGGTGAAGGACGCACAGACCTGGTCCGGCCTCACCCGGCTGCGCGAGGTGGTCGAGGGACTGCCGCTGCTGCGGCTGCGCGACGAGGACGGCCAGGAGCTGTTCGACCTGCCCGACGCGCCCCGGCCGGACGGGCACGTGCCCGCGCCGCCGAGGTTCCTGTACGACTTCGACAACCTGCTGCTCTCGCACGCCGACCGGCGCCGGGTCGTCACCGACGACGTGCGCGCCCAGCAGTACGAACCGCACGGTCCCGTGCCGCAGTTCTTCCTGGTCGACGGCGTCACGGCGGGCGACTGGAAGGTGCGCCGGACCAAGGACGCCGCCACGCTGGAGCTGCGCCCGTTCCACCGCGCGACCGCGATGGACGAGGTGGAGCGGGAAGGCGAGCGGCTGCTGGCGTTCCTCGCGGCGGACGTGCCGCGGCACGAGGTCCGGACAACCTCGCCGGCGGCACGACGTCCCTGA